The nucleotide window ACAACATTAACTCCTACAGAATATCTTGACCCTACTGAAACGTCTCCTCCCTCAATTGCACATGCATTATACAACCTTATTAAATCTTTAGGATTATGAGAAAAATCAGCGTCCATTTCTATAATATAGTCATACCCTTTATTTAAAGACCACTTAAATCCATGAATATAAGCAGTTCCTAAACCATTCTTTTCTTTTCTGTTTTCTATGTATAATCTATCAACAAATTCTTTTTGTAATTCTTCAACAATTGAAGCAGTTCCATCAGGAGAATTATCATCAACTACTAAAACATCAAAAGCCTTTTCTTGATCAAATGTAGCTCTTATAATTGCTTCAATATTTTCTTTTTCATTGTATGTAGGAATAATGACTATGGTGTCTGACCTCATAATTTTCATCTAAATAAGGGCAAATATACACTAATTTATCACTAATTTTGTGTTAATTAAGAGCTCAAAACACCAATTTTGCAAGCAATAGAACTTATTAATAACTCTGATAGTTGGTTTACCTTAGTAATTCTTTTTACTATCGTATTACTTGCTATACTTAAACTTATAAAACCAAATTATTTGTTGGGGTATACATTGGCTTTTTTTACACCTGGTTTCTTTCAGAAAAAAGCTGAAGAGAATATGTATCTTTTCTCACCTTTTAAATTTATTTTGTTTTGCTATAGTTCAATTTCTATTTCTTTAGTTTTTTACTTAATCGTACAACCATCAACAACTAACAAAAATAATTTCATAACATTTCTAATTATATTGGCTTCTGTATTTTTTTATTTACTTATTAAGTATTTTATAGAAAACATAATTGCTAGTATCTTGGCTATAAAAGGAAACATTAATTATTTTTTGCATGTTAAATATGGTTATTTATTTACCGTAGGTTTATGGATTTTACCTTTAATTATACTCTATAAATATAGTTTACACAGTAGCTATTTTTTATTTACTGGACTAATTACATTACTTATTTTCAGAGCCTTTTTAATAATAACCAACAATAAAAACATAGTTATAGGTAAGTTGTTTTATTTTATTTTGTATTTTTGCACCCTTGAAATAGCACCGCTATTGATTCTTTATAAAACAACAACTACGTAAAGAGAAAATTTATGAAAGTGAAAACTATTTTAGTATCTCAACCAGCACCAAAAACTGAAACTTCTCCATACTTTGATTTGGCAGAAAAACAAAAAGTCAAAATTGACTTTCGCTCGTTTATTCATGTTGAAGGTATTCCGGTAAAAGAGGTAAGGGCTCAAAAAATAGATTTAAATAACTATACCGCTATTATTTTAACAAGCAGAAATGCTGTTGATAATTTCTTCAGAATAGCAGAAGAGATGCGTTTTACGGTTCCTGATGATATGAAATATTTCTGTCAGTCAGAAGCTGTTGCTTATTACCTACAAAAATATGTAGTTTACAGAAAACGTAAAATTTATGTTGGTAACAGAACTTTTCCTGAGTTAACAAAATTAATTAAGAAGCATAAAGATGAAAAGTTTTTATTACCTTCTTCTGATAAATTAAAAGCATTAATTCCAGCTGAATTAGATAAGTTAGGAGTTGATTGGAAACGTGCTGATTTATACAGAACAGTAGTAAGTGATTTAACGGATTTGGAAAATGTTTTTTATGATGTATTAGTATTCTTTAGCCCTTCTGGTATTGATAGCTTATTTAAAAATTTCCCAAACTTTAAACAAAACGATACTCGAATTGCTGTGTTTGGAAATTCAACTATTAAAGCTGTCGAAAAAAGAGGTTTACGTGTAGATATTTCTGCACCAACCCCAGAAACTCCATCAATGACAATGGCTTTAGATAAATATATTAAAGAAGTAAATAAAAAGTAATTTTTTATTTTAAAATATTTAAACCCCATCAGAATTAATTTTGATGGGGTTTTTCTTGTTCGTAAGTTTCACATAAATACTTCGTCAGAATTGTAACACAAAATATTTTTATGATACTAATTCTTCTTTTTATTTCTGCTTGTTTTTTAGCATATACAAATGGTGCAAATGATAATTTTAAAGGTGTTGCCACATTATTTGGAGCTGGCATAACTGATTATAAAAAAGCTATTAATTGGGCAACTTTAACAACCTTTGCCGGTTCAGTTACTACTATTTTTCTAGCCAAAGAATTAGTTAAAAACTTTTCAGGAAAAGGGTTAGTTCCTAATGAACTAATACAATCTCCTACTTTTGCTATTTCAATTGCATTAGGAGCTGCTATTACAGTTTTTACAGCTACAAAAATAGGAATGCCAATTTCTACTACACATAGTTTAGTGGGTGCTCTTTTTGGAACCGGAGTGATGGCAGTTGGTTCACAATTTAATTTTGGGAAGCTAGGCAATACCTTTTTAATGCCACTTATAGTAAGCCCATTAGTTGCTACAACTTTAAGTTTAATCGCTTACTTAGTATTTAAGTATATAAGAAAACAAATTCCAAGTTTAAACACAAAAAAACCAACTCTAATTGGTGTATCTTCTCCTAAGATTTTAGACGGATTACATTATTTAAGTTCTGGAATTGTAAGTTTTTCTAGAGGATTAAATGACACTCCTAAAATAGTTGGTTTATTAATTATCATTAACACAATAGACATTAAATGGAGTATGATTTTTATTGCTGTAATTATGGCTTTGGGTGGTTTAATAAATGCTAAAAAAGTTGGTGAAACAATGAGTGAAAAAATTACAAAAATGAATTCTGGTCAAGGTTTTACTGCAAATATGATTACTGGTTTATTAGTTACAACTGCCAGTATACATGGATTACCCGTATCAACCACCCATGTTTCTGTTGGCTCTCTATTTGGTATCGGTATAGTAACTAAAAAAGCTAACTATAAAACAATTGGAAAAATTATATTATCTTGGGTACTTACCCTTCCTATAGCTGCAATTATGAGCGCAATTGTTTTTAAAACATTAGAATTATTAATGTAACTTCTGATACAAATTTAATTGAAACAATTAGTTATTTTTGAAATAATGTAAATACTATTTATGAATAAATACCTGGAAATTATCAAAAATTCTTATACAGGATATTGGAATTACTTAAAACAATCTGTATTCTTTGAATTAAATTGGGAGAATTATTTTTATGGGTTGATTCTAATATCATTTGTTGTTTGGGGACTGGAACTAATATTTCCTTGGAGAAAAAAACAACCCATATTCAGAAAAGATTTTTGGCTAGATATTTTTTACATGTTTTTTAATTTTTTCATATTAAACTTAATTGTTTTAATTGCTCTATCCAACACCTCTGAGCAATTACTAAATGATTTTTTAAGCATATTTAATCTATCTGTATCTAGTTTTCAATTATTTGAAATTAATAGTCTCCACTACATATTAAGGCTTTTTATATTCTTTATAATTATTGATTTCATCCAATGGTTTACGCACACCTTATTACATAAGTATGAATTTTTATGGAACTTCCATAAAGTACATCATTCTGTAAAAGAAATGGGGTTTGCGGCGCACTTACGCTATCACTGGATGGAACCTGTTGTTTATAACTCTATGAAGTACATCCCACTTGCTATAATGGGAGGGTTTACCGCTAAAGATGTAGCTATCATTCATTTTTTTAACATTACTATAGGTCATTTAAATCATGCTAACATTAATTGGGATTATGGTTTTTTAAAGTATATACTAAATAATCCTAAAATGCACATATGGCATCATGCTAAAGAACTTCCTAAAGAAAGAAAAAAAGGAGTTAATTTTGGAATTACCTTAAGCATATGGGACTACTTATTTAAAACTAACTACATACCTCATAACGGAAGAGATATTGAAATTGGCTTTGAAGGTGATGATACATTTCCTAAAGATTTTATTAGCCAAGAATTATACCCGTTAAAAAAATAAACACTTCTTTTTCCTTGTAAGTATTCAAAGAAAAAATCGATTAAAAACTGAATATGAGTAAAAATCTTTTAATAATTTTTGTAAAGAACATTAAGCTAGGAAAGGTCAAAACTAGACTAGCAAAAACTATTGGTAATGAAAATGCCTTTGAAATATATAAAGAGCTTGTAAAAATTACTGAAGATGTAACAGAAAAACTGACCATTGATAAACGTATTTACTTTTCTGATACTATTATTGATTCGAAATGGCAAAATCATACTAAAAAAATTCAAAAAGGTATTGATTTAGGCGAACGAATGAAGAATGCTTTTCTTGAAGGCTTTGAAGAAGGCTATGAAAACATCATTTTAATTGGATCAGATTTACCTGATATTTCATCAGAAGTAATTACCAAGGGATATGAAAACTTACAAAAAAATGAGATTGTTTTTGGTCCGGCCGAAGATGGCGGGTACTATTTATTAGGCTTATCAAAAATGATTAATACTATTTTTGATAATAAACCATGGAGCCAATCTAACTTATTAAAAGTAACTTTACAGGAATTAAAAACAACCCAAGAAAAAATTTCCTTTTTACAGGAATTAAACGATATTGATACTATTGAAGATTTATTAAAATCTGATTTTTACAAGAACAATATCCATATTCAAAAGCTAACTAAAAATGACGAAACAACAACAACTTAAAGAGACTAAAGAGTATCTTCAAAATAAAGGAATTACAAACCCAGAAATAGGAATTGTTTTAGGAACTGGTTTAGGTAAACTAGTAGATGAAATAGCCATTGAACAAGAAATTCCATATTCAGAAATTCCTCATTTTCCTCAGGCAACTGTTGAATTTCATTCTGGAAAACTTATTTACGGAGTACTATCTGAGAAAAAAGTAGTCGTTATGTCTGGTCGTTTTCATCTATATGAAGGTTATAATCTTTGGGAAGTTACCTACGGAATACGTACCATGCAACAATTAGGAATCAAAACCTTATTAGTTTCAAATGCTGCAGGAGCTATCAACTTAAACTTCAAAAAAGGTGATTTAATGCTTATTGATGATCATTTAAATTTACAAGGAGGTTCACCTTTAGCATTTAAAGGTGCAGGAGAATTTGGTGATTTATTTGCTGATATGCTTGAGCCATATTCAAAAAAATTAAACACCAAAATGAAAGCTATTGCCAAAACAAACGACATAGATTTGAAAGAAGGTGTGTATGCTAGTGTTGTTGGTCCGCAATTAGAAACTAGAGCAGAATATAGAATGTTACAAATTTTAGAAGTTGATGCTGTAGGTATGAGTACCGTACCCGAAGTAATAGTAGCCAAACACTTACAATTGCCTTGTATAGCTATCTCTGTTTTAACTGATGAATGCGACCCAAAAAATCTTCAACCTGTTAATATTCAAGAGATTATTGAAGTAGCAGGAAAAGCAGAGCCAAAAATGATAACATTATTTAAAGAATTGATACAACAATTATAATGATTAGAAATCAACAAATAGCGGTCTTAACAATTCGATTGTTATTAGGATTTATTCTTTTTTTTCAAGGTTTTGGAAAAGTCTTTACGTTTGGTTTAGATAACGTTTACAAAAACTTCTTTCAAGCAAGTTATTCAGAATTATTACCTGATTTTTTATTATTATTTACTTCTTATTATACATCTTTAGTAGAATTAATTGGAGGTTTTTTATTAATTATCGGTTTTAAAAGAGATTATACTTTATATGTTTTAGCATCAGTTTTAGTTATTGTTACTATTGGTCATGGTCTAAAAAATCCTATTTGGGATTTATCACATGTAATGTATAGAGCTATTTTATTAATAAGTTTATTACTATTACCCAAGAATTTAGATATATTTTCAATTGATAATTATTACATCAATTACAAATCAAAAAAACAAAGATGAGTTATTTAGAAACCACACATAATGTATATAAAGAAGCAGCGCTAACACCTGATGTTGGTTTATGTTGTACTACTAATCCTATTTGGGAATTACCTGGATTAAAAATTCCACGAATCATGCAAGAAATGAACTACGGTTGTGGTTCTACTGTTCATGCTCGTGACCTAACTAACAACCCTAAAATGCTATATGTTGGTGTTGGTGGAGGTATGGAATTATTACAATTTGCTTATTTCAATCGTTCAAAAGGTGGAGTTATAGGACTAGATGTTGTAGATGAAATGTTAGAAGCTTCTCGTAAAAATTTTGTAGAAGCTGAAGAAATGAATCCTTGGTTTAAAAGTGATTTTGTTGATTTACGAAAAGGGGATGCGATGAACCTTCCTGTTGAAGATAACTCAATAGATGTAGCTGCTCAAAACTGCTTGTTCAATATTTTTAAATCAGACGATTTGAAAAAGGCTATTGCTGAAATGCATAGAGTATTAAAGCCTCATGGACGTTTAGTAATGAGTGACCCCACTTGTGAACAGCCTATGAATGATGAATTACGAAATGACGAACGTTTACGTGCTTTATGTTTAAGCGGAAGTTTATCAATTGCTGATTATGTAAAAGCATTGACAGATGCTGGTTTTGGAACTATTGAAATAAGAGCTAGGAAACCGTATAGAATTCTAGATCCTAAAAACTATCCAACAGACGAACTAATTTACATAGAATCTATTGAAGTTGCTGCTATTAAAGATCCAATGCCTGAAGATGGGCCTTGTGTTTTTACAGGTAAAGCTGCAATTTATTTTGGTGATGAAGATTTCTTTGATGATGGCTTAGGGCACACTTTATTAAAAAATCAACCATTAGCTATTTGCGATAAAACTGCTGGAGCTTTAAAAGCTTTAGGCAGAGACGATATTTTTTTCTCAGAATCAACCTATCATTACGATGGTGGTGGATGTTGTTAATAATAAAATTTAAAAAAGTAATAAACCCTCGCATTTTGTGAGGGTTTTTCTTGAATAAATTTAACTTGATTCTTAAATTGTATTCTAATAACTTCGCTAACTCCTGATATAATGAATTAAAACTCGACATATCAATAAAATTAGGATGCCATAGAATGCTCATGATTGAAGAAATAAAAAAAATAATTATCGCCCATGCACTACACCAAATCTCTGTCGAAGAACTAGAAAAACATATTGTCCCCAAACTTGATGATTTTGAAGCCGATTTGAAGGATCATGACGAGTATAACCTAATTAAAAGACTGAAAAATCATAAACACGAAGACTCTAAAGAAGCATGCTGGAAAATACATGCTTTATTTTCTCCGTTACTTGATATGCGGGAATTAGAAGAAGAAAGATTGAAACAAATAGAAGATACCGAAGAACAGTATATTCCGATTAAGAAAATGGGTTCTCCCCAAGAATGGCTTAGCGGTACAACTACTTTTGAATACACCGGTATGGATGAAAAAAAACATCAATTTATCATTAACCACCCATATAATAGAATTATTAAACACTCTCTTAATCTTGTTGGAGCTATTTATTTGGACAATAAAATCGTCCCAGTTAGATCCAAACTTGAGTGTTTACTAATTGAAGACCTCAAAAAAGTATCCAGAGGATCTGCTACGTCAATAGTT belongs to Tenacibaculum sp. MAR_2010_89 and includes:
- a CDS encoding polyprenol monophosphomannose synthase — translated: MRSDTIVIIPTYNEKENIEAIIRATFDQEKAFDVLVVDDNSPDGTASIVEELQKEFVDRLYIENRKEKNGLGTAYIHGFKWSLNKGYDYIIEMDADFSHNPKDLIRLYNACAIEGGDVSVGSRYSVGVNVVNWPMNRVLLSYFASKYVRFITGIPVHDTTAGFVCWKRNVLETIQLDKVKFVGYAFQIEMKYKAWKHKFKIKEVSVIFTDRTRGESKMSGGIVYEALFGVIKMRLNGLPK
- a CDS encoding DUF4271 domain-containing protein, with the protein product MQAIELINNSDSWFTLVILFTIVLLAILKLIKPNYLLGYTLAFFTPGFFQKKAEENMYLFSPFKFILFCYSSISISLVFYLIVQPSTTNKNNFITFLIILASVFFYLLIKYFIENIIASILAIKGNINYFLHVKYGYLFTVGLWILPLIILYKYSLHSSYFLFTGLITLLIFRAFLIITNNKNIVIGKLFYFILYFCTLEIAPLLILYKTTTT
- a CDS encoding uroporphyrinogen-III synthase, whose amino-acid sequence is MKVKTILVSQPAPKTETSPYFDLAEKQKVKIDFRSFIHVEGIPVKEVRAQKIDLNNYTAIILTSRNAVDNFFRIAEEMRFTVPDDMKYFCQSEAVAYYLQKYVVYRKRKIYVGNRTFPELTKLIKKHKDEKFLLPSSDKLKALIPAELDKLGVDWKRADLYRTVVSDLTDLENVFYDVLVFFSPSGIDSLFKNFPNFKQNDTRIAVFGNSTIKAVEKRGLRVDISAPTPETPSMTMALDKYIKEVNKK
- a CDS encoding inorganic phosphate transporter, with the protein product MILILLFISACFLAYTNGANDNFKGVATLFGAGITDYKKAINWATLTTFAGSVTTIFLAKELVKNFSGKGLVPNELIQSPTFAISIALGAAITVFTATKIGMPISTTHSLVGALFGTGVMAVGSQFNFGKLGNTFLMPLIVSPLVATTLSLIAYLVFKYIRKQIPSLNTKKPTLIGVSSPKILDGLHYLSSGIVSFSRGLNDTPKIVGLLIIINTIDIKWSMIFIAVIMALGGLINAKKVGETMSEKITKMNSGQGFTANMITGLLVTTASIHGLPVSTTHVSVGSLFGIGIVTKKANYKTIGKIILSWVLTLPIAAIMSAIVFKTLELLM
- a CDS encoding sterol desaturase family protein, encoding MNKYLEIIKNSYTGYWNYLKQSVFFELNWENYFYGLILISFVVWGLELIFPWRKKQPIFRKDFWLDIFYMFFNFFILNLIVLIALSNTSEQLLNDFLSIFNLSVSSFQLFEINSLHYILRLFIFFIIIDFIQWFTHTLLHKYEFLWNFHKVHHSVKEMGFAAHLRYHWMEPVVYNSMKYIPLAIMGGFTAKDVAIIHFFNITIGHLNHANINWDYGFLKYILNNPKMHIWHHAKELPKERKKGVNFGITLSIWDYLFKTNYIPHNGRDIEIGFEGDDTFPKDFISQELYPLKK
- a CDS encoding TIGR04282 family arsenosugar biosynthesis glycosyltransferase, whose product is MSKNLLIIFVKNIKLGKVKTRLAKTIGNENAFEIYKELVKITEDVTEKLTIDKRIYFSDTIIDSKWQNHTKKIQKGIDLGERMKNAFLEGFEEGYENIILIGSDLPDISSEVITKGYENLQKNEIVFGPAEDGGYYLLGLSKMINTIFDNKPWSQSNLLKVTLQELKTTQEKISFLQELNDIDTIEDLLKSDFYKNNIHIQKLTKNDETTTT
- a CDS encoding purine-nucleoside phosphorylase, coding for MTKQQQLKETKEYLQNKGITNPEIGIVLGTGLGKLVDEIAIEQEIPYSEIPHFPQATVEFHSGKLIYGVLSEKKVVVMSGRFHLYEGYNLWEVTYGIRTMQQLGIKTLLVSNAAGAINLNFKKGDLMLIDDHLNLQGGSPLAFKGAGEFGDLFADMLEPYSKKLNTKMKAIAKTNDIDLKEGVYASVVGPQLETRAEYRMLQILEVDAVGMSTVPEVIVAKHLQLPCIAISVLTDECDPKNLQPVNIQEIIEVAGKAEPKMITLFKELIQQL
- a CDS encoding DoxX family protein, which produces MIRNQQIAVLTIRLLLGFILFFQGFGKVFTFGLDNVYKNFFQASYSELLPDFLLLFTSYYTSLVELIGGFLLIIGFKRDYTLYVLASVLVIVTIGHGLKNPIWDLSHVMYRAILLISLLLLPKNLDIFSIDNYYINYKSKKQR
- the arsM gene encoding arsenosugar biosynthesis arsenite methyltransferase ArsM gives rise to the protein MSYLETTHNVYKEAALTPDVGLCCTTNPIWELPGLKIPRIMQEMNYGCGSTVHARDLTNNPKMLYVGVGGGMELLQFAYFNRSKGGVIGLDVVDEMLEASRKNFVEAEEMNPWFKSDFVDLRKGDAMNLPVEDNSIDVAAQNCLFNIFKSDDLKKAIAEMHRVLKPHGRLVMSDPTCEQPMNDELRNDERLRALCLSGSLSIADYVKALTDAGFGTIEIRARKPYRILDPKNYPTDELIYIESIEVAAIKDPMPEDGPCVFTGKAAIYFGDEDFFDDGLGHTLLKNQPLAICDKTAGALKALGRDDIFFSESTYHYDGGGCC